The Octadecabacter arcticus 238 genome contains a region encoding:
- the uraH gene encoding hydroxyisourate hydrolase: MSGYLTTHVLDTARGMPAKGIKIALYNLDGDRTLIAQTITNEDGRTDSPILPAGDFKTGKYELVFFCGDYLEANDQAHGDIKFLDEIPLRFGMDDGSAHYHVPLLLSPFGYSTYRGS, encoded by the coding sequence ATGTCCGGATATTTGACCACGCACGTTCTCGACACGGCCCGCGGCATGCCCGCAAAAGGCATTAAAATCGCGCTTTACAATCTCGACGGCGACCGCACACTGATCGCGCAAACCATCACCAACGAGGATGGCCGCACCGACAGCCCGATCCTTCCTGCTGGCGATTTCAAGACTGGCAAATACGAGTTGGTGTTCTTTTGCGGCGATTACCTTGAGGCCAACGATCAAGCCCACGGCGACATTAAATTCCTCGACGAGATTCCACTGCGCTTTGGCATGGACGATGGATCTGCCCATTATCACGTTCCTCTGCTGCTCTCGCCGTTCGGCTATTCGACCTATCGCGGTAGCTGA
- a CDS encoding LysR family transcriptional regulator, whose amino-acid sequence MSYLDNIRTFVRVYELGSMSAAGRDLRISPAVTSSRISSLEEHLNVRLFQRTTRSLTATEQGRAFYTGAVAVLEAVDTAEGQVAGITDNPKGSLYVAAPLGVGRRLIAPLVPEFVRDYPLIDIRLRLTDRKVDLTTEGLDISFFLGEPADSNLRIKPIADCDRVLVAAPRYIAERGNPVDGTALVKDGHNCLNLRYPGAPEFQWRLQTSDGPQRFRVSGRYECDDGDVLTEWALAGEGIALKPVFEVAEYLNAGRLVPVATKNPPTPIQMACLYTHRRRQDPKTRLFMEYMTTRIGASMNAAQESVQLPR is encoded by the coding sequence ATGTCCTATCTCGACAACATTAGAACCTTTGTGCGGGTTTACGAACTTGGCAGCATGTCCGCCGCTGGGCGTGATCTGCGCATTTCGCCTGCGGTCACGTCGTCGCGGATTTCTTCGCTTGAAGAACATTTGAACGTGCGACTGTTCCAGCGCACCACGCGCAGCCTGACGGCCACCGAACAGGGTCGTGCATTTTACACAGGCGCGGTGGCGGTGCTTGAGGCGGTAGATACCGCCGAGGGACAGGTCGCTGGCATCACCGATAACCCGAAGGGCTCCCTTTATGTGGCGGCACCATTGGGGGTCGGTCGGCGGTTAATCGCGCCCTTGGTACCAGAATTTGTGCGGGACTATCCGCTGATTGATATCCGCTTGCGTTTGACGGATCGAAAGGTTGATCTGACGACGGAAGGTCTTGATATTTCATTCTTTTTAGGTGAACCGGCGGACAGCAATTTGCGCATCAAACCGATCGCGGATTGTGATCGTGTCCTTGTGGCCGCACCCAGATACATTGCCGAACGCGGCAACCCGGTGGACGGCACGGCGTTGGTGAAAGACGGGCACAACTGTCTGAACTTGCGCTACCCCGGCGCGCCGGAATTTCAGTGGCGATTACAGACATCGGATGGACCGCAGCGGTTCCGCGTCTCGGGTCGATATGAATGCGACGACGGCGATGTGCTGACAGAATGGGCATTGGCGGGCGAGGGGATCGCGTTAAAGCCGGTCTTTGAGGTGGCAGAGTATTTGAATGCGGGCAGGTTGGTGCCTGTCGCGACAAAAAACCCACCGACGCCGATCCAGATGGCCTGTCTTTATACCCACCGTCGCCGCCAAGACCCGAAAACCCGCCTGTTCATGGAATATATGACGACGCGGATCGGGGCGTCGATGAACGCGGCGCAAGAAAGTGTTCAGCTACCGCGATAG
- a CDS encoding metal ABC transporter permease → MTYLLEPFTYAFMLNAMFVSALVGAVCAFLSCYLMLKGWSLIGDALSHSIVPGVAGAYMLGLPFALGAFLSGGLAAAAMLFLNQRTGLKEDAVIGLIFTSFFGLGLFMVSVSPVAVDVQTIILGNILAITPSDTIQLSIIGIVCLVVLLAKWKDLMVAFFDENHARSIGLRPDRLRFMFFVLLSAACVAALQTVGAFLVIAMVITPGATAYLLTDRFPRLLVIAVTIGSLSSFFGAYISYFLDGATGGVIICLQTSVFILAFFFAPKHGLLASRRRAAEALKT, encoded by the coding sequence ATGACCTACCTGCTTGAACCCTTTACCTACGCGTTCATGCTAAACGCGATGTTTGTGTCCGCACTGGTCGGCGCTGTTTGTGCGTTTCTGTCGTGTTATCTGATGCTTAAAGGCTGGTCTTTGATCGGGGATGCACTGTCCCATTCCATCGTTCCCGGGGTCGCGGGGGCCTATATGTTGGGCCTGCCGTTCGCCTTGGGCGCGTTTTTGTCGGGTGGTTTGGCAGCAGCCGCGATGCTGTTTCTCAACCAACGCACGGGGCTTAAAGAGGATGCGGTCATCGGTCTCATCTTCACCAGCTTCTTCGGACTTGGCCTGTTTATGGTCTCCGTTTCGCCAGTCGCGGTGGACGTGCAAACCATCATCCTCGGCAACATTCTGGCGATAACGCCCAGCGACACGATCCAGCTGTCAATCATCGGGATTGTCTGCCTTGTGGTGCTTCTGGCCAAGTGGAAAGACCTGATGGTCGCATTCTTTGATGAAAACCACGCGCGCTCCATTGGTCTGCGACCCGACCGTCTGCGGTTCATGTTTTTCGTCCTTCTGTCAGCCGCCTGCGTCGCAGCGCTGCAAACCGTTGGCGCGTTCCTTGTGATCGCCATGGTCATCACGCCCGGTGCGACGGCCTATCTGCTCACGGACCGTTTCCCGCGTTTGCTCGTGATTGCCGTCACAATCGGTTCCCTGTCCAGTTTCTTCGGTGCCTATATCTCCTATTTCCTCGATGGGGCCACAGGCGGCGTCATTATCTGCCTGCAAACATCCGTTTTCATCCTCGCCTTTTTCTTTGCCCCCAAACACGGACTTCTGGCATCGCGCCGTCGCGCTGCGGAGGCCCTTAAAACATGA
- a CDS encoding M24 family metallopeptidase produces MIDKNPNFTPQEYQARIAKTRAAMDAAQLNAIFVTDPSNMSWLTGYDGWSFYVHQGVVLTMTGEPIWWGRAMDAVGAGRTVFMKGGDTIRGYDDTFVQNPDKHPMQELAALLAEHGLDHARIGVEMDNYYYTAAAHATLTTNLPNATFKDATGLVNWQRAVKSSQEIVYMRRAARIVEAMHARILELVEPGLRKNDLIAEIYATGMRGADGHWGDYPAIVPMAPSGMDATAPHLTWDGRPMVKGEATFFEIAGAHKRYQCPQSRTVFLGNVPPKYQQAEAAVLDAIDAGLEQAKPGNQAQDIANAFNAALNKAGFEKDGRCGYAIGISYPPDWGERTISFRAGDTTVLQAGMTFHFMPALWLDDGGLEITEPILITPTGHECLCNTPRSLWVKP; encoded by the coding sequence ATGATAGATAAAAACCCAAATTTCACCCCGCAAGAATACCAAGCCCGCATCGCCAAAACCCGTGCGGCAATGGACGCCGCGCAACTTAACGCGATCTTTGTGACTGATCCGTCGAACATGTCTTGGCTTACCGGATATGACGGCTGGTCATTTTACGTGCATCAAGGCGTCGTGCTGACGATGACGGGCGAACCAATCTGGTGGGGCCGCGCGATGGATGCCGTTGGTGCTGGACGCACCGTGTTCATGAAAGGCGGCGACACGATCCGTGGCTACGACGACACCTTCGTGCAAAACCCCGACAAACATCCGATGCAGGAACTAGCCGCCTTGCTGGCCGAACACGGCTTGGACCATGCGCGCATCGGTGTCGAGATGGACAATTACTACTACACAGCCGCGGCCCACGCGACGCTGACAACCAACTTGCCCAATGCGACGTTCAAGGACGCAACGGGCCTTGTGAATTGGCAGCGTGCCGTGAAATCCAGCCAAGAGATCGTATACATGCGCCGCGCCGCGCGCATCGTTGAAGCCATGCACGCCCGTATTCTTGAACTCGTCGAACCGGGCCTGCGCAAGAACGATCTGATCGCCGAAATCTACGCCACTGGCATGCGCGGCGCGGATGGGCATTGGGGCGACTACCCCGCGATCGTGCCGATGGCGCCGTCCGGAATGGACGCAACCGCACCGCATCTGACGTGGGACGGCAGACCAATGGTCAAAGGCGAGGCCACGTTCTTTGAAATTGCAGGCGCGCACAAACGCTATCAATGCCCACAATCACGCACAGTGTTCTTGGGCAATGTGCCCCCCAAATACCAACAGGCCGAAGCCGCAGTTCTGGATGCGATCGACGCCGGACTGGAACAGGCAAAACCGGGCAACCAAGCGCAGGATATCGCCAATGCCTTCAACGCTGCGCTGAACAAGGCAGGTTTTGAAAAGGACGGGCGCTGCGGCTACGCCATCGGCATCAGCTACCCGCCCGATTGGGGGGAACGCACGATCTCGTTTCGCGCTGGCGACACGACCGTTCTACAGGCCGGAATGACGTTCCACTTCATGCCTGCCCTGTGGCTGGACGACGGCGGGCTTGAGATCACCGAACCGATCCTGATCACGCCAACCGGCCATGAATGCCTGTGCAACACGCCGCGCAGTCTTTGGGTCAAACCCTAA
- a CDS encoding DUF3995 domain-containing protein: protein MARAVVGSKGIKKMPGATSCSLVVVALLFAAAWPWFPDTAIKSLGLFCIAVVFQLRAIAAYAPLMKRATPEQPFRRLDETYYAPLCMVFGVIFMVLAGVSAA from the coding sequence TTGGCCCGCGCCGTTGTCGGGTCAAAAGGCATCAAAAAGATGCCCGGTGCGACGTCCTGTTCATTGGTCGTAGTTGCGCTGTTGTTCGCCGCCGCTTGGCCGTGGTTTCCCGATACTGCCATCAAATCACTGGGTTTGTTTTGCATTGCGGTGGTCTTTCAATTGCGCGCCATCGCCGCCTACGCACCGCTGATGAAACGCGCCACACCTGAGCAGCCTTTTCGACGGCTGGACGAAACCTATTACGCGCCACTGTGCATGGTTTTCGGCGTGATATTTATGGTCCTCGCAGGGGTATCGGCGGCCTAA
- a CDS encoding IS630 family transposase (programmed frameshift) — protein sequence MGGAIKITRTDMSAKDLRRAAKRTKDGRVVRRLLAIALVLDGVDRETAARSSGMDRQTLRDWAHRFNAEGIEGLSDRNGKGAKPRLSPKQQAQFVAWVEAGPDPVKDGVVRWRCVDLQARVEEEFDVKLHVRTIGKYLTKHGFRRLSVRPEHPKTDREAQQTFKKTLPGLVNDTLPEHAKGKPLEVWFQDEARVGQQGTLTRKWAKRGTRPRAPRDIRFKWSYIFGAACPARGTAAGLVLPYVNAEAMGLHLDEIAKAVAPGSHALLIVDGAGWHGAKCLQVPDKITLVKLPPYSPELNPMENVWAYLRANKLAITVFDTYDEILDKCAQAWNFFANDPERISSITDREWARVT from the exons ATGGGTGGAGCCATAAAAATTACGCGCACGGATATGTCTGCGAAAGATTTGCGCCGTGCGGCAAAGCGAACCAAGGATGGGCGGGTTGTACGGCGACTACTGGCCATAGCGCTGGTGCTTGATGGGGTGGATCGTGAAACGGCTGCCCGCAGCAGTGGTATGGATCGACAAACACTTCGGGATTGGGCGCATCGCTTTAACGCAGAAGGCATTGAGGGGTTATCGGATCGGAATGGCAAGGGGGCAAAACCACGGTTGTCGCCCAAGCAACAGGCGCAATTTGTGGCTTGGGTGGAGGCCGGGCCCGACCCAGTAAAAGATGGCGTAGTACGATGGCGTTGTGTCGACTTGCAGGCTCGTGTTGAAGAGGAGTTCGACGTGAAACTGCATGTGCGTACGATTGGGAAATATCTAACCAAGCATGGCTTTCGCCGCCTGTCTGTGCGTCCAGAGCATCCGAAAACTGATCGCGAAGCGCAGCAGACTTTTAAAAAAACTTTACCAG GCCTCGTAAACGATACTCTGCCAGAACATGCAAAGGGGAAGCCTCTTGAGGTATGGTTCCAAGATGAAGCCCGCGTTGGACAACAGGGGACACTCACCCGTAAATGGGCCAAGCGTGGAACTCGCCCGCGCGCACCCCGTGATATACGCTTCAAATGGAGTTATATCTTTGGTGCCGCTTGTCCCGCACGTGGTACCGCCGCAGGTCTCGTCCTGCCCTACGTCAACGCCGAGGCTATGGGGCTGCATCTTGATGAGATCGCAAAAGCTGTCGCACCCGGCTCACATGCCTTGCTGATTGTTGATGGGGCGGGGTGGCATGGCGCAAAATGTTTGCAGGTGCCAGATAAAATTACGCTCGTTAAGCTGCCACCGTATTCACCCGAACTGAACCCCATGGAAAACGTCTGGGCTTATCTGCGAGCTAATAAACTCGCAATCACAGTTTTCGACACCTATGACGAAATACTCGACAAATGTGCACAAGCTTGGAACTTCTTTGCGAACGACCCAGAGCGAATAAGTTCAATCACAGATCGAGAATGGGCAAGGGTCACTTAA
- a CDS encoding metal ABC transporter permease, with protein MIESLSDLLIPFQFSFMHGAFYIALLIGPPTALLSCFLVLKGWSLMGDAVSHAVLPGVVVAYIIGIPLIIGAFVAGMICSLLTGYLDANSRVRQDTVMGVVFSGMFGLGLVLYTKIETNIHLDHILFGNMLGVETVDLWTSGIIGIFVSAALLITWKELLLNAFDPAQARAIGLPTKLLHYGLLTILSLTIVATLKAVGLILAIGLLIAPGAIAFLITRQFRHMLVMAVIVSTFSLVTGVYLSFWIGSGPGPTVILTLTTLFIVAFIFRMLRNKAREAQSI; from the coding sequence ATGATCGAAAGCCTTAGTGATCTTCTCATTCCGTTCCAGTTCTCGTTCATGCACGGCGCGTTCTACATCGCACTGCTGATCGGTCCGCCGACCGCGTTGCTGTCGTGTTTCCTCGTCCTAAAAGGCTGGTCGTTGATGGGCGACGCAGTGTCCCACGCGGTACTGCCGGGCGTTGTGGTCGCATATATCATTGGCATTCCCCTCATCATCGGGGCGTTTGTCGCGGGCATGATCTGCTCACTTTTGACCGGATACCTCGACGCGAACTCCCGCGTGCGCCAAGACACCGTCATGGGCGTTGTGTTCTCGGGCATGTTTGGGCTGGGGTTGGTTTTATATACGAAGATTGAAACCAACATCCACCTCGATCACATCTTGTTCGGCAACATGCTCGGCGTTGAAACCGTGGACTTGTGGACATCGGGTATCATCGGAATTTTCGTATCCGCCGCTCTGCTGATCACTTGGAAAGAACTGCTTCTCAACGCGTTTGACCCTGCGCAGGCCCGTGCGATCGGTCTGCCGACCAAACTTCTACACTACGGATTGCTCACAATCCTGTCGCTGACAATCGTCGCGACGCTAAAGGCTGTCGGCCTGATCCTCGCCATTGGCCTCCTCATCGCGCCGGGCGCCATCGCATTTCTGATCACGCGGCAATTCCGGCATATGCTTGTGATGGCGGTGATCGTGTCAACGTTCTCGCTGGTGACAGGTGTTTACCTTAGCTTCTGGATCGGCTCCGGCCCCGGCCCGACGGTCATTTTGACCCTTACCACCCTATTCATTGTGGCCTTTATCTTTCGCATGCTGCGCAACAAAGCCCGCGAGGCCCAAAGCATATGA
- a CDS encoding metal ABC transporter substrate-binding protein, with protein sequence MSIRIAALLSLLATPMAADDFKVVTTFTVIADMARNVAGDYATVESITRAGAEIHGYQPTPRDLVRASGADLILWNGMNLELWFEQFIDNLGPIPSATISDGIETISIRQGSYQGAPNPHAWMSLDNALIYVDNIAAAMSLHDPDNASSYSANAEIYKAEITAAIAPLREQILAIPKDERWLVTCEGAFSYLARDFGLKEAYLWPMNADQTGTPQQVRSVIDIVRENNVRAVFCESTVNTDPAQQVARETGVAYGGVLYVDSLSLEDGPVPTYIDLLRVTTETIVKGLTE encoded by the coding sequence ATGTCGATCCGCATCGCAGCCCTATTGTCCCTGCTCGCCACCCCCATGGCGGCGGATGACTTCAAAGTCGTCACAACATTCACCGTCATCGCAGACATGGCCCGCAACGTGGCAGGCGATTACGCAACAGTTGAATCCATCACCCGTGCTGGCGCTGAAATCCACGGATATCAGCCGACGCCGCGCGATCTGGTGCGCGCCTCTGGTGCAGACCTGATTTTGTGGAACGGGATGAACCTGGAACTTTGGTTCGAACAATTCATCGACAACCTTGGACCTATTCCCTCTGCCACGATCTCTGACGGGATTGAAACCATCTCTATCCGTCAAGGCAGCTATCAAGGCGCGCCCAACCCCCATGCATGGATGTCACTGGATAACGCACTGATCTACGTTGATAATATTGCGGCAGCAATGTCACTGCATGATCCTGACAACGCCTCTTCCTACTCTGCAAACGCCGAAATCTACAAAGCGGAAATCACAGCCGCGATTGCCCCGCTGCGCGAACAAATCCTCGCGATCCCCAAGGACGAACGTTGGCTCGTAACCTGCGAAGGCGCGTTCAGCTATCTGGCGCGCGACTTCGGCCTGAAAGAAGCCTACCTTTGGCCGATGAACGCAGATCAAACCGGAACCCCGCAACAAGTGCGCAGCGTCATCGACATTGTGCGCGAAAACAATGTCCGCGCCGTGTTCTGTGAAAGCACCGTCAACACCGACCCCGCACAGCAAGTGGCACGCGAAACGGGCGTAGCCTATGGCGGCGTGTTGTATGTGGACAGCCTGTCATTGGAAGACGGCCCCGTCCCGACCTACATCGACCTGCTGCGTGTCACCACTGAAACCATCGTTAAGGGGCTGACGGAATGA
- a CDS encoding IS110 family transposase gives MEDTIGIDISKDTLDAYWLSSREHRQFCDDKAGAKALAFWARKTEVSRVIFEATGIYHRCIETGLAQHGISFARVNPRQARRFCEGERFGRHRFKTNRERPAGQNGPGGRCAISQNGRTSGIESRPTQKRNTS, from the coding sequence ATGGAAGATACCATTGGGATCGACATTTCGAAAGACACATTGGACGCTTATTGGTTGTCCTCGCGAGAGCACAGGCAGTTTTGCGATGACAAAGCTGGCGCTAAGGCACTCGCATTTTGGGCGAGAAAAACAGAAGTTTCCCGCGTCATTTTTGAAGCAACAGGCATTTATCACAGGTGCATCGAAACGGGCTTGGCTCAACACGGGATCAGCTTTGCACGGGTCAATCCGCGTCAGGCCCGCCGGTTCTGCGAAGGTGAGCGATTTGGTCGCCATCGGTTCAAGACTAATCGCGAACGGCCGGCTGGCCAAAACGGACCGGGTGGACGCTGCGCTATTAGCCAAAATGGGCGTACTTCTGGAATTGAGAGCAGACCAACCCAAAAGCGAAACACTTCATGA
- a CDS encoding urate hydroxylase PuuD — MFDAVILWEWFAFAVRWLHVITAMAWIGASFYFIALDLMLRKADDLPEGAAGEEWEVHGGGFYHTTKYLVAPARLPEHLTWHKWQSYWTWLSGAVLLMIVYWVGGELYLIDAAKADLALWQGVAISALSLTVGWLLYDFLCKSKLGNNPTALMLLLFVILVVMSYGYNQVFTGRAAMLHLGAFTATIMTANVFFIIMPNQRIVVKDLQEGRAPDPKYGKIAKLRSTHNNYLTLPVIFLMLSNHYPLAFATEYSWIIASLVFLTGVTIRHYFNTMHSTGTGPHWTWAVTVLLFIIIAWLSTANMWGTYADAEARGMTSYEEKFAQADGFDDAHDVVMGRCSMCHAREPSYSDSLLWAPRGVLLDTPADIARNARAIYIQSGVSHAMPPANVTAMSDSDRAAIVRWYRNAGTF, encoded by the coding sequence ATGTTTGATGCAGTAATTCTTTGGGAATGGTTCGCGTTCGCCGTGCGCTGGTTGCACGTCATTACCGCAATGGCGTGGATCGGGGCGTCGTTCTATTTCATCGCGCTCGACCTCATGTTGCGCAAGGCAGACGATCTGCCGGAAGGTGCGGCTGGTGAAGAATGGGAAGTCCACGGCGGCGGCTTTTACCACACGACCAAATACCTCGTGGCGCCTGCGCGCCTGCCCGAACACCTGACATGGCACAAATGGCAAAGCTATTGGACATGGCTGTCTGGTGCCGTCTTGTTGATGATAGTCTATTGGGTCGGCGGTGAGTTGTATCTGATCGACGCGGCCAAGGCCGACCTCGCGCTGTGGCAGGGCGTCGCAATCTCGGCCCTGTCGCTGACCGTTGGCTGGTTGCTGTACGATTTTTTGTGCAAATCAAAACTTGGCAATAATCCGACGGCATTGATGTTGCTGTTGTTTGTGATCCTTGTGGTCATGTCCTACGGCTACAATCAGGTCTTCACGGGCCGCGCAGCGATGCTGCATCTGGGCGCATTCACCGCGACGATCATGACCGCCAATGTGTTCTTTATCATCATGCCGAACCAACGCATCGTGGTGAAAGACCTGCAAGAAGGTCGCGCACCTGATCCTAAATACGGCAAGATCGCCAAACTGCGCAGCACCCATAACAACTACCTGACGCTGCCAGTGATCTTCCTGATGCTGTCCAACCACTATCCGCTTGCGTTTGCGACGGAATATTCATGGATCATCGCATCGCTGGTCTTTCTGACTGGGGTCACAATCCGGCACTACTTCAACACCATGCATTCAACTGGCACGGGGCCACATTGGACATGGGCCGTCACTGTGCTGCTGTTCATCATCATCGCTTGGCTGTCGACGGCGAATATGTGGGGCACCTACGCAGACGCCGAAGCACGCGGCATGACTTCCTATGAGGAAAAATTTGCGCAAGCCGACGGGTTTGACGACGCGCATGACGTGGTCATGGGCCGCTGTTCTATGTGCCACGCGCGTGAACCGTCCTATTCCGACAGCCTGCTTTGGGCCCCGCGCGGCGTCTTGCTCGATACTCCTGCAGACATCGCCCGCAACGCCCGCGCGATCTACATCCAGTCCGGCGTCAGCCACGCCATGCCGCCTGCCAACGTCACGGCAATGTCGGACAGCGACCGCGCCGCAATCGTGCGCTGGTATCGCAATGCCGGAACCTTCTAA
- a CDS encoding alpha/beta fold hydrolase, which produces MSGGREPLDEIEEFAEEIAALGYTVILHDRRNCGKSSLDFIDPNAEEDIWESDLCGLLDHLGVGSAFIVGRSRTARVAISFSLRHPERMLALGLWGIGGGAATVRFLDHYYFGQYSKAVLAEGMDEVCETGHFQQLISQNPENRQLLAELIPEEFLSSICRWRHFMEKAFVPVMGLPDNTMCQIQIRTGIVPKYDRLHPIILAQRARSLIKNSELFNFRPDLHAREDNHDEQPAVARILGGFFRA; this is translated from the coding sequence ATGTCTGGTGGTCGCGAACCGCTAGACGAAATAGAGGAATTTGCTGAGGAAATCGCAGCTCTTGGTTATACGGTCATCCTTCATGACCGAAGAAACTGCGGGAAATCCTCGTTGGATTTTATCGACCCTAATGCTGAAGAGGACATTTGGGAGAGCGACCTTTGCGGGTTATTGGACCATCTCGGCGTTGGCAGCGCCTTTATTGTTGGTCGATCCAGAACGGCTCGGGTTGCGATTTCGTTTTCTTTACGTCACCCGGAGCGAATGCTCGCCCTAGGCCTTTGGGGCATTGGCGGTGGCGCGGCTACTGTCCGTTTTCTCGACCATTATTATTTCGGCCAATACAGCAAGGCCGTCCTTGCAGAAGGAATGGACGAGGTCTGCGAAACCGGACATTTCCAACAACTGATTTCGCAGAATCCTGAAAATAGGCAACTTTTGGCGGAACTAATTCCCGAGGAATTTCTGTCATCGATATGCCGGTGGCGGCATTTCATGGAGAAAGCCTTCGTGCCCGTGATGGGATTGCCCGACAACACAATGTGCCAGATTCAAATTCGGACTGGGATTGTGCCAAAGTATGACCGTTTGCACCCGATCATTTTGGCGCAACGTGCGCGCAGTCTTATCAAAAATAGCGAACTATTCAACTTTCGCCCGGATCTTCATGCTCGCGAAGACAACCATGATGAACAACCGGCAGTTGCCCGGATCCTAGGCGGGTTTTTCAGAGCTTAG
- a CDS encoding manganese/iron ABC transporter ATP-binding protein: MNTPDTLPPPAPHQTSKNQAGLYADGLTVTYRNGVTALQNASFAIPRGTIAALVGVNGAGKSTLFKAIMGFLPAAAGEISVLGQSVNQAIKAGIIAYVPQAEEVDWSFPVLVSDVVMMGRYGHMGMLRRPKPIDFEAVKSSLERVGMTEYRDRQIGELSGGQRKRVFLARALAQNGQVILLDEPFTGVDVHTEEAIITLLRELRDEGRVMLVSTHNLGSVPEFCDQTVLVKGTVLNFGPTSEVFTKTNLEAAFGGVLRHFVLGGDDLHDDDDQRKVTILTDDERPFVIYDDQTRTQSDVGGEKVGGDKPE, translated from the coding sequence ATGAACACGCCTGACACATTGCCACCACCTGCCCCGCATCAAACGTCCAAGAACCAAGCGGGGCTTTATGCCGATGGCCTCACCGTCACCTACCGCAATGGCGTAACTGCCCTGCAAAACGCGAGCTTTGCGATCCCGCGCGGAACCATCGCTGCACTTGTTGGGGTTAACGGCGCGGGAAAGTCCACACTTTTCAAGGCGATTATGGGTTTTTTGCCCGCCGCCGCAGGTGAAATCAGTGTCCTTGGCCAGTCGGTAAATCAAGCGATCAAAGCGGGCATCATTGCCTACGTACCACAAGCCGAAGAAGTTGATTGGTCCTTTCCAGTACTCGTCAGCGACGTCGTGATGATGGGCCGTTACGGACACATGGGGATGCTGCGCCGCCCCAAACCTATCGACTTTGAAGCCGTCAAGAGTTCGCTGGAACGCGTCGGCATGACCGAGTACCGCGACCGCCAAATCGGTGAACTTTCCGGCGGACAGCGCAAACGCGTCTTTCTTGCGCGCGCACTGGCGCAAAACGGCCAGGTTATCTTGCTTGATGAGCCATTTACCGGCGTCGATGTGCATACGGAAGAAGCGATCATTACTTTGCTGCGCGAACTGCGCGACGAGGGTCGCGTCATGCTGGTGTCCACCCACAACCTCGGCTCTGTGCCAGAGTTTTGCGACCAAACCGTGCTGGTCAAAGGCACTGTGCTGAACTTCGGCCCGACGAGCGAAGTGTTCACCAAAACCAACCTCGAAGCCGCGTTCGGCGGTGTGCTGCGCCACTTCGTTCTGGGCGGCGATGATCTGCACGACGATGACGACCAACGCAAAGTCACCATCCTGACCGACGACGAACGCCCGTTCGTCATTTACGACGATCAAACCCGCACACAATCTGACGTTGGTGGTGAAAAGGTCGGGGGCGATAAGCCTGAATGA